From the Maioricimonas rarisocia genome, one window contains:
- a CDS encoding AAA family ATPase, whose amino-acid sequence MNNVVRVAIVDPNDANRSAIKSLLLGIDSVWLEAECSRYEFFTDVVNQTQPDIALVVLDSDPTRGLALVAQVSNDQPNCNVLVVSGSQEGSLILQAMRNGAKEFLSSPLRLDDFMAAMDRIQHASGGGRSGGKARRSQVITVGGAGGGVGCTALAINVACILARNEQNSVVVIDLDLALGDADVWLDIIPDYTIQDVSENITRLDYSLLKRSLTQHASGAFLLPRPVHMEAAPPVTADQIQRVVALLKATFTHVVIDVSKSFNPIDLAAMKASDKVLLVTQLDLPCLRNAVRLTQFLDDQELGEKVKVIVNRMGLADSQISLNKALETIGREVFWQIPNDYAVMVESRNNGVPLLTEAPRAKVTRAIEQLAAQLDASVVAPTPEDEEKPRKRLFSFLGNTK is encoded by the coding sequence ATGAACAATGTAGTCCGCGTCGCCATCGTCGACCCGAATGATGCCAACCGCAGCGCCATCAAAAGCCTGCTTCTGGGCATTGATTCCGTCTGGCTCGAAGCCGAATGCTCGCGCTACGAGTTCTTCACCGACGTCGTCAACCAGACGCAGCCCGACATTGCCCTGGTCGTCCTCGACTCCGACCCGACCCGCGGCCTCGCGCTCGTCGCACAGGTCAGTAACGATCAGCCCAATTGCAACGTGCTGGTCGTCAGCGGCTCTCAGGAAGGCAGCCTGATCCTGCAGGCCATGCGGAACGGAGCCAAGGAATTCCTCAGCTCGCCACTGCGTCTCGACGACTTCATGGCGGCCATGGACCGCATCCAGCATGCCTCGGGAGGCGGCCGGTCCGGCGGAAAGGCCCGCCGCAGTCAGGTGATCACCGTGGGTGGTGCCGGCGGAGGCGTCGGTTGTACAGCCCTGGCGATCAACGTCGCCTGCATCCTGGCCCGCAACGAACAGAACAGCGTCGTCGTCATCGACCTCGACCTGGCGCTGGGAGATGCCGACGTCTGGCTCGACATCATCCCCGACTACACCATCCAGGACGTCTCGGAGAACATCACGCGGCTCGACTACTCGCTGCTCAAACGGTCACTCACGCAGCACGCCAGCGGTGCGTTTCTGCTGCCGCGGCCGGTCCACATGGAAGCCGCCCCACCTGTCACGGCCGACCAGATCCAGCGTGTGGTGGCGCTGCTCAAGGCGACGTTCACGCATGTGGTGATCGACGTCAGCAAGAGCTTCAACCCCATCGACCTGGCCGCGATGAAGGCATCGGACAAGGTGCTGCTGGTCACGCAGCTCGATCTCCCCTGCCTGCGGAACGCCGTCCGTTTGACGCAGTTCCTCGACGACCAGGAACTGGGCGAGAAGGTGAAAGTCATCGTCAACCGCATGGGGCTGGCCGACTCGCAGATCAGTCTCAACAAGGCCCTGGAAACCATCGGCCGGGAAGTTTTCTGGCAGATCCCCAACGATTACGCCGTCATGGTCGAGTCGCGCAACAACGGCGTGCCTCTGCTCACCGAAGCACCACGGGCCAAGGTGACCCGTGCCATCGAGCAGCTTGCCGCCCAGCTTGACGCCAGCGTCGTGGCTCCCACCCCCGAAGACGAAGAGAAGCCCCGCAAGCGGCTGTTCAGCTTTCTCGGCAATACCAAGTAG
- a CDS encoding Rdx family protein, protein MNDCTIYYCRTCRFRPVAEQIAEALRHEFGVESRLVEGPWGTFRVMYGGEEVFNRWTSRGWIGRLGFGRKPTPDEIIDAVRTRQAGRTVAATAD, encoded by the coding sequence ATGAACGACTGCACGATTTACTACTGCCGCACGTGCCGGTTCCGACCGGTCGCCGAGCAGATTGCCGAAGCGCTGAGGCACGAGTTCGGCGTCGAGAGCCGGCTGGTCGAAGGCCCGTGGGGAACGTTTCGCGTCATGTATGGCGGCGAAGAGGTCTTCAACCGCTGGACCTCCCGCGGGTGGATCGGCCGGCTGGGTTTCGGCCGCAAGCCGACGCCGGACGAGATCATCGATGCCGTGCGGACCCGGCAGGCGGGACGGACTGTGGCGGCAACGGCGGACTGA
- a CDS encoding bifunctional folylpolyglutamate synthase/dihydrofolate synthase, which translates to MQDFETHDRPIQPPPAAPSESPAAADAPDRYQAALDYIYRRIDYERTSLRRRHLADFKLQRPAELLRRLGSPHEQIPAVHIAGTKGKGSTAAMVASMLTGCGYRVGLFTSPHMVRFEERMTVDGRMPGADQLCSLTDRVREVADALQNDDPAMAPTFFEITTALAWLYFLEEGADIVVLETGLGGRLDTTTLCRPLVTLITSISYDHTALLGRTLRAIAREKAGIAKADVPMLSGVCDAEPAEPIAAACRTVGATLYQVDRDIRIVPGQLAHASSAPDLPRFSVSVETPWRKHVEVPVPLPGIHQARNAGLALAAMDVLDHRGFPCPQESLTAGLAAVRCPLRVEVMQQAPLMIVDSAHNGASMEALCQTLAAVPVQRRVAVFGTSRDKDAAAMLRQLDAAFDELILTQYLSNPRALPIGELARIAAELKSPWKTAASPDAALQLARQSADEQDLVCITGSFFLAAETRELLTSRSESAAQARTSG; encoded by the coding sequence ATGCAGGATTTTGAGACACACGACCGACCGATTCAACCGCCACCCGCGGCCCCTTCGGAATCCCCTGCCGCTGCGGACGCGCCCGACCGCTATCAGGCCGCGCTCGACTACATCTATCGCCGGATCGACTACGAGCGAACGTCACTCCGCCGCCGCCATCTCGCCGACTTCAAACTGCAGCGCCCGGCCGAACTGCTCCGCCGCCTCGGCTCGCCACACGAGCAGATTCCCGCCGTCCACATTGCCGGCACCAAGGGAAAGGGCTCGACCGCGGCCATGGTGGCTTCGATGCTGACCGGCTGCGGCTACCGCGTTGGCCTGTTCACCTCGCCCCACATGGTCCGTTTCGAAGAGCGGATGACCGTCGACGGACGGATGCCCGGGGCCGACCAGCTCTGCTCGCTGACCGATCGCGTGCGCGAGGTGGCCGATGCCCTGCAGAATGACGATCCGGCGATGGCACCGACGTTCTTCGAGATCACGACGGCCCTGGCCTGGCTGTACTTTCTCGAAGAAGGCGCCGATATCGTCGTGCTCGAAACCGGTCTCGGCGGACGCCTGGACACGACCACCCTCTGCCGGCCGCTGGTCACGCTCATCACCAGCATCAGCTACGACCACACCGCGTTGCTGGGACGGACACTGCGGGCCATCGCCCGGGAGAAAGCCGGCATCGCCAAGGCGGATGTCCCGATGCTCAGCGGTGTCTGCGATGCCGAACCGGCCGAGCCGATTGCCGCCGCCTGCCGCACCGTCGGTGCCACGCTGTACCAGGTCGACCGCGACATTCGGATCGTTCCCGGTCAACTTGCTCACGCGTCCTCAGCACCGGATCTGCCCCGGTTTTCGGTGTCAGTCGAAACGCCCTGGCGGAAACATGTCGAGGTTCCGGTCCCGCTGCCGGGCATCCACCAGGCCAGAAACGCCGGGCTGGCGCTGGCCGCCATGGACGTCCTCGATCATCGCGGATTCCCCTGTCCCCAGGAGTCGCTTACCGCAGGACTGGCAGCAGTCCGCTGCCCCTTGCGGGTGGAAGTCATGCAGCAGGCACCGCTCATGATCGTCGATTCTGCCCACAACGGCGCTTCGATGGAGGCACTCTGCCAGACACTCGCAGCGGTTCCCGTTCAGCGACGCGTCGCGGTCTTCGGTACGTCACGAGACAAGGATGCCGCGGCGATGCTCCGTCAACTGGATGCAGCTTTCGACGAGCTGATCCTCACACAGTACCTGTCCAATCCGCGGGCGCTGCCAATCGGCGAGCTGGCCCGGATTGCTGCAGAGCTCAAGTCCCCGTGGAAGACAGCCGCCTCGCCGGATGCCGCACTGCAGCTGGCCCGACAGTCGGCCGATGAGCAGGACCTGGTCTGCATTACCGGGTCGTTTTTCCTGGCCGCGGAGACACGGGAACTGCTCACGTCCCGCAGTGAATCGGCCGCGCAGGCACGCACCTCCGGTTAG
- a CDS encoding PEP-CTERM sorting domain-containing protein produces the protein MRDSRLLRLVPAIVFVVLCAFGRAADADSPLFSTQESSKYLIISMGPQNNQPAPPDSNVGVGIAMDGSNNELGAMRAPVPSTSGFLSDKLTDDPGTGWPDLIGSVPPVLPSNAQDVFQGVTYTGNIAVTHPDGAASFSNVGIYADPAIGVEVTSSANIEDVITSSNSFFNDYIEVQEVDDNGDPIAGATEMVPGYPNTFFMDKNGKLVPNLQQGVFVKADADTDSLTLNANQDAKIGTVKSSGAPKYPGVNQVDHTDLLAELATAATAIGNAVATATLDLVTNQGTLDGGFNSSNPSNFSTASTTGPISLSSSGENLTLTLLQSGITVIDVLTGGNAFLLQNMNFVINAVDPTAQVIFRLPGTTGHAETGSHPGQIMDISQANVLAGDNIGTDSILFYTDDDKKGVTYSFDNTILNGVAFWNLGHSGGEIHINNAQGCVQLVADKINLQNVRFNRCAFDTAVNVIPEPSSFALMGLGGLLLAFTRKRRRDEPAQEREEAEPPEDSLTR, from the coding sequence ATGCGAGATTCCCGTCTCCTGCGCCTCGTGCCTGCGATCGTGTTCGTCGTGCTGTGTGCCTTCGGACGCGCGGCGGATGCTGACTCCCCGTTGTTCTCAACGCAGGAGAGCAGCAAGTACCTTATCATCTCGATGGGGCCGCAGAATAACCAACCGGCGCCGCCCGATTCGAACGTCGGGGTCGGTATCGCGATGGACGGAAGCAACAACGAACTGGGCGCGATGCGGGCGCCGGTGCCGTCGACCAGCGGTTTCCTCAGTGACAAGCTCACCGACGATCCGGGGACGGGCTGGCCGGACCTGATCGGTAGCGTGCCGCCTGTTCTTCCTTCCAATGCCCAGGATGTCTTCCAGGGGGTGACGTACACCGGCAATATCGCGGTCACGCATCCGGACGGAGCTGCAAGTTTTTCGAACGTCGGCATCTATGCCGATCCTGCGATCGGCGTGGAAGTTACCTCGTCCGCCAACATCGAGGATGTCATCACTTCGTCGAACTCGTTCTTCAATGACTACATCGAGGTTCAGGAAGTCGATGACAACGGCGACCCGATCGCCGGTGCAACGGAGATGGTTCCGGGCTACCCGAACACGTTTTTCATGGACAAGAACGGGAAACTCGTGCCGAATCTGCAGCAGGGGGTTTTCGTCAAGGCGGATGCGGACACGGACTCGCTGACGCTCAACGCGAACCAGGATGCAAAGATCGGGACCGTCAAGTCGTCCGGCGCACCCAAGTATCCTGGGGTCAACCAGGTCGACCATACGGATCTTCTCGCGGAGCTGGCCACAGCCGCGACGGCCATCGGGAATGCCGTGGCCACCGCGACGCTGGACCTTGTCACCAATCAGGGAACGCTGGATGGGGGCTTCAACAGCAGCAATCCGAGCAACTTTTCGACGGCGAGCACGACCGGTCCGATCAGCCTGAGCAGCAGCGGCGAGAACCTGACGCTGACACTGCTGCAGTCAGGGATCACCGTGATCGACGTGCTGACCGGAGGGAATGCGTTCCTGCTGCAGAATATGAACTTTGTCATCAACGCGGTCGACCCGACGGCACAGGTGATCTTCCGCCTGCCGGGAACCACGGGGCATGCCGAAACCGGATCACATCCGGGCCAGATCATGGATATCTCTCAGGCCAACGTGCTGGCCGGAGACAACATCGGAACGGACAGCATCCTCTTCTACACGGATGACGACAAGAAGGGGGTAACGTACTCGTTCGACAATACGATTCTGAACGGCGTCGCGTTCTGGAATCTCGGGCACAGTGGTGGCGAGATTCACATTAACAACGCTCAGGGATGCGTTCAGCTTGTTGCCGACAAGATCAATCTGCAGAACGTGCGATTCAATCGCTGCGCATTCGACACCGCAGTCAATGTCATCCCGGAGCCGTCGTCCTTCGCTCTGATGGGGCTGGGTGGCCTGCTGCTGGCATTCACCCGGAAGCGTCGTCGCGACGAGCCGGCGCAGGAACGCGAAGAAGCTGAGCCGCCGGAAGACTCTCTGACCCGGTAG
- a CDS encoding tetratricopeptide repeat protein, which yields MASLFLEDARNAHEAGDTERHLRSLRRYVATARGDLDAREELVCLMHDRAATLNERFHVWNEMEQILRLDSSRHDIRRRAADLLIEFGMVRPALAHFEFLIHEEQDDWEVYTLIGFCREQLGKREDLEAAADAYRKAIDLAPEHYENYVAFALVLEKLPERGAVADALLREFMESDGGAPMAHLAHARLQLQSGDIVGAVGHAKSAYELDAFNVDAILLIAELIDTLPRSANPFRDQVDLSMIRQQLESSLEQLNRTGDSTTRTETRYAQIATGLATLDVEFGELDAAEHRLRAALQRFPENQRLVWALANIVVSQSDIEATQTAIAQLQELEIGEELITYLNGMLAVTQQDWHAAATRFESIRIDQLPTASIRSQVCAELADCYRNMGDQRRRLAILQSALKWNNGSPKLMLALAETLLSENRVSEAVSLLEQQVKLPGVALVLAKILVNRNLLVPHSRREWNAPTRLLGQAATSEPGRHEEIAILRAEIATHQGQPQQALAFLQQEAAEKPASLALQIAIAEARDATGDPAGALKTLQAAEAEFGWSRPLFQASVRHWIRIAGDDGRRGLAALEDRLVELPEEDSDAELLSLARGYEQLGDFDKALDFARRTADRSPWKLQVWNDTCKLAIQAGDLDEATLCVANMRRYESNGGYYWKLAQARVHIERVRRGETESSAKAKKLLGEAANLEEGDPEPYRLLGRLADIEDRDNAAIRHFQAAVNRGERTPHVYQRLVELLVPRRRYQDAENVVQWFLENQPAIEKPFAMLAVEVFLRNGSHVRAEELARSVLRSSPSDYATLVWYGHAMARTGRPRIAEAAFRRAIGINHGQPHAWHSLLQLLTRENRLTAATDVLTDIVRMVPEDLRSLILGRGYELVGDVPTATHHFDDAVARDGTNPDVLTASAGFHIRHGNRTQASAQLERLLDPELRAPEWTVANARRTLALLIASHDGYAGLQRAEELLRMNREEFGESRDDALMRARLLAASPSLGKRQEAIALLEQLADYQPLAPDDRFLHARICTSNGESSRARESLEILIEDDPDNADFLAAAVHNALRFRFSPQRASRLWQSLYRVEPDSFRTLALHVRLLLLQGDLTRAMQVLTDHVEAGTGDEKLLRGREVARLLNAANTELELGGRTTLADEFAPYAEALLRQHAEREPGGRIALARFLGRRMRTSEALAECEAVWDVLPAEVVAGASLELLQTLDADAEDVRRFRSRFEELAAADPGSTTRLFLLGGYLNLAGDYDAAIATYRATIEAAEQASSACNELALLLALTERDASEALDWINRAIESAGPSAILLDTRATVHLALSDPRSAIADLETAIADAPTPVRVFHLAQARLALDDRDGARAALRSAFRAGLQVLDLHPLERDHYHEIVDLLQLSSRRRPPRSALRSPGSR from the coding sequence ATGGCCAGTCTCTTTCTCGAGGACGCCCGCAACGCCCACGAAGCCGGTGATACCGAACGCCACCTGCGCAGTCTGCGACGCTACGTCGCGACGGCGCGTGGCGACCTCGATGCCCGCGAAGAGCTGGTCTGCCTGATGCACGACCGGGCCGCGACCCTGAACGAGCGCTTCCACGTCTGGAACGAGATGGAGCAGATCCTCCGACTGGACTCCAGCCGACACGACATCCGTCGCCGCGCCGCCGATCTCCTGATCGAGTTTGGGATGGTCCGACCGGCACTGGCGCACTTCGAGTTCCTGATTCACGAAGAACAGGATGACTGGGAGGTCTACACCCTCATCGGATTCTGCCGGGAACAACTGGGAAAACGGGAAGACCTCGAAGCCGCCGCGGATGCCTACCGCAAGGCCATCGACCTTGCCCCCGAGCATTACGAAAACTACGTCGCATTCGCGCTCGTCCTCGAGAAGCTGCCCGAACGTGGAGCCGTGGCCGACGCCCTGCTCCGCGAGTTCATGGAGTCTGACGGCGGTGCGCCGATGGCCCACCTCGCCCATGCACGTCTGCAGCTGCAGTCCGGCGACATCGTCGGCGCGGTCGGTCACGCAAAGTCGGCTTACGAACTCGACGCGTTCAATGTCGACGCCATCCTGCTCATTGCAGAACTGATCGACACGCTTCCCCGGTCCGCGAATCCCTTCCGGGATCAGGTCGATCTGTCCATGATTCGACAGCAGCTCGAAAGTTCGCTCGAGCAGTTGAACCGGACCGGTGACTCAACGACGCGTACGGAAACGCGATACGCCCAGATCGCGACAGGACTGGCCACGCTGGATGTCGAGTTTGGGGAACTTGACGCTGCGGAGCATCGCCTGCGGGCCGCACTGCAGCGGTTTCCTGAAAACCAGCGTCTCGTCTGGGCCCTGGCAAACATCGTGGTGTCGCAATCCGACATCGAAGCGACGCAGACAGCCATTGCGCAGCTGCAGGAACTCGAGATCGGCGAAGAGCTGATCACGTACCTGAACGGCATGCTCGCCGTGACACAACAGGACTGGCACGCGGCGGCGACACGGTTCGAATCGATCAGGATCGACCAGTTGCCGACTGCGTCGATTCGGTCGCAGGTCTGTGCCGAACTTGCCGACTGCTATCGGAACATGGGGGACCAGCGACGCCGGCTGGCGATTCTGCAATCAGCGCTGAAGTGGAATAACGGATCGCCCAAGCTGATGCTGGCGCTCGCCGAAACACTGCTGAGCGAGAACCGGGTCAGCGAAGCCGTCAGCCTCCTCGAACAGCAGGTGAAACTGCCCGGCGTTGCTCTGGTGCTGGCAAAAATCCTCGTCAACCGCAACCTGCTCGTGCCACACTCCCGTCGCGAATGGAATGCTCCGACCCGGCTTCTTGGCCAGGCGGCAACGAGTGAACCCGGTCGGCACGAGGAGATTGCCATCCTCCGTGCCGAAATCGCCACACACCAGGGGCAACCGCAGCAAGCGCTCGCCTTCCTGCAGCAGGAAGCCGCGGAGAAGCCGGCCAGCCTCGCCCTGCAGATTGCCATTGCCGAAGCCCGGGACGCAACGGGCGATCCTGCGGGCGCCCTGAAGACCCTGCAGGCAGCCGAGGCCGAGTTCGGCTGGAGCAGGCCACTGTTCCAGGCGAGCGTGCGGCATTGGATTCGCATTGCAGGCGATGACGGACGCCGCGGTCTCGCGGCGCTCGAAGATCGGCTGGTCGAACTTCCCGAGGAAGACTCCGACGCGGAACTTCTCTCACTCGCCCGGGGATACGAACAGCTCGGGGACTTCGACAAAGCACTCGACTTCGCCCGTCGAACGGCAGACCGCTCGCCATGGAAGCTGCAGGTCTGGAACGACACCTGCAAACTGGCGATTCAGGCCGGCGACCTGGACGAAGCCACCCTCTGCGTCGCGAACATGCGACGCTACGAATCGAACGGCGGCTACTACTGGAAACTGGCCCAGGCACGGGTGCATATCGAGCGGGTCCGTCGTGGCGAGACCGAAAGCTCAGCCAAAGCGAAAAAGTTGCTCGGTGAGGCTGCCAACCTCGAAGAGGGCGATCCGGAACCGTATCGCCTGCTGGGTCGACTGGCGGATATCGAAGACCGCGACAATGCGGCAATCCGCCACTTTCAGGCAGCCGTCAATCGAGGTGAACGGACGCCTCACGTCTATCAGCGACTCGTCGAACTCCTGGTGCCGCGTCGCCGCTACCAGGATGCGGAGAACGTCGTGCAGTGGTTCCTGGAGAACCAGCCGGCGATCGAGAAACCGTTCGCGATGCTGGCCGTCGAGGTGTTCCTCCGGAACGGCAGCCACGTCCGTGCTGAGGAACTGGCCCGCTCGGTCCTCAGGTCGTCCCCCTCGGACTACGCCACGCTTGTCTGGTACGGCCACGCGATGGCACGCACCGGACGGCCCCGAATTGCGGAGGCCGCGTTCCGCAGGGCAATCGGCATCAACCATGGCCAGCCCCACGCATGGCACTCGCTCCTGCAGCTGCTCACCCGCGAGAACCGCCTGACGGCCGCCACCGACGTGCTGACAGACATCGTTCGCATGGTCCCCGAGGATCTGCGGTCACTGATTCTCGGAAGGGGCTACGAGCTGGTTGGCGACGTGCCAACCGCCACGCATCACTTCGATGACGCCGTCGCGCGGGATGGGACCAATCCCGACGTCCTGACCGCCTCCGCCGGGTTCCATATCCGCCACGGAAACCGCACGCAGGCCAGTGCGCAGCTGGAGCGGCTTCTGGACCCGGAACTGCGGGCTCCCGAATGGACCGTAGCGAACGCCCGGCGGACGCTGGCGCTGCTCATCGCATCGCACGATGGATACGCCGGACTGCAACGGGCCGAAGAACTGCTGAGGATGAACCGGGAAGAGTTCGGCGAGTCGAGAGATGACGCACTGATGCGTGCGCGGCTACTCGCGGCGTCGCCGTCACTGGGCAAGCGACAGGAAGCCATTGCACTGCTGGAACAACTGGCCGACTACCAGCCGCTCGCTCCCGACGACCGGTTCCTGCATGCCCGAATCTGCACTTCCAACGGCGAATCGAGCCGCGCTCGCGAATCCCTGGAGATCCTGATCGAGGACGATCCCGACAACGCCGATTTTCTCGCCGCCGCTGTTCACAACGCGCTGCGTTTCCGGTTCAGTCCACAGCGGGCGAGTCGATTGTGGCAGTCGCTGTACCGGGTCGAACCCGATTCGTTTCGAACCCTCGCACTGCACGTGCGTCTGCTCCTGTTGCAGGGCGATCTGACGCGTGCCATGCAGGTGCTGACGGACCACGTTGAAGCGGGGACCGGCGACGAGAAGCTTCTGCGAGGGCGAGAGGTTGCACGTTTACTCAATGCGGCCAACACGGAACTCGAGCTTGGCGGAAGGACGACGCTTGCCGACGAGTTTGCGCCGTACGCAGAAGCACTCCTCCGCCAGCATGCCGAACGGGAACCGGGCGGTCGGATTGCTCTGGCACGCTTTCTCGGCCGGCGGATGCGCACCAGCGAGGCTCTGGCCGAATGCGAAGCCGTGTGGGACGTCCTTCCGGCAGAGGTCGTCGCCGGAGCCAGCCTGGAACTGCTGCAGACTCTTGACGCGGACGCCGAAGACGTTCGCCGCTTCCGCTCGCGATTCGAAGAGCTGGCGGCAGCGGACCCCGGTTCAACCACACGGCTGTTCCTGCTGGGCGGGTACCTCAATCTCGCCGGCGACTACGATGCCGCAATCGCCACTTACCGCGCTACGATCGAAGCCGCCGAACAGGCATCATCCGCCTGCAACGAACTCGCCCTGCTGCTCGCGTTGACCGAACGCGATGCGAGTGAAGCCCTCGACTGGATCAATCGCGCGATCGAATCGGCCGGTCCGTCCGCAATCCTCCTCGACACGCGAGCGACCGTACACCTCGCCCTGAGCGATCCACGCAGCGCCATCGCCGACCTCGAAACCGCAATTGCCGACGCTCCCACCCCGGTGCGGGTCTTTCACCTTGCGCAGGCCCGACTCGCTCTGGATGACCGCGACGGAGCCCGGGCAGCACTTCGGTCTGCCTTCAGAGCCGGTCTGCAGGTTCTCGACCTGCATCCACTCGAACGGGACCATTACCACGAGATCGTCGATCTCCTGCAGCTCTCCTCCCGCCGCAGGCCGCCCCGGAGTGCTCTCCGCTCGCCGGGATCTCGCTGA
- a CDS encoding YbhB/YbcL family Raf kinase inhibitor-like protein: MSLSIRSSAFAEGEPVLRRHTGDGEDLSPPLAWEGLPEGTQELVLVCDDPDAPTPQPWVHWLIYGLPADVTELPEGIPAEGEISEPVTARQGKNSWPSGRTVGYRGPAPPPGHGTHHYHFRLYALSEWLGLAAGIDRSALERALQGKVLATTEVVGTYER, translated from the coding sequence ATGAGCCTGTCCATTCGCAGTTCCGCATTCGCAGAGGGCGAACCGGTTCTCCGCAGGCACACGGGAGATGGCGAGGATCTGTCCCCTCCCCTGGCATGGGAAGGTCTCCCCGAGGGCACGCAGGAACTGGTTCTAGTCTGTGATGACCCGGACGCGCCGACACCGCAGCCGTGGGTGCACTGGCTGATCTACGGCTTGCCGGCCGACGTGACGGAACTGCCCGAAGGGATTCCGGCCGAGGGGGAGATCAGCGAACCAGTCACAGCCCGGCAGGGAAAGAACTCGTGGCCGTCGGGGCGGACGGTGGGATACCGCGGACCGGCACCGCCGCCAGGCCATGGCACGCATCATTATCACTTTCGACTGTATGCCCTGTCGGAATGGCTCGGACTGGCCGCCGGGATTGATCGGTCGGCATTGGAGCGTGCCCTGCAGGGCAAGGTGCTCGCCACGACCGAGGTTGTTGGCACGTACGAGCGGTGA
- a CDS encoding Crp/Fnr family transcriptional regulator, translating into MKRYRYVLAPEGDLSDVNRLLAMGWQPVRETFGDGDAAGPFTAMILLERDDPFPVVTGETLSGDIHLNYFEDVKLLDGLAGEELRELLSACELCTYADGEVIFEAGDIDHALHVIVQGKVALRFADLPVEETEVVELNPKDAFGESTFFSPAVHSLTAEAVGATGTMKLTRERFDEMLQARRTSAYKLGLNAAALLGARLQGTDRWVRELLQEEQSARIAQSWHRFRRRVERTSDYSGGFFHA; encoded by the coding sequence ATGAAACGGTATCGCTACGTGCTGGCACCTGAGGGAGACCTGAGCGACGTCAACCGGCTGCTGGCGATGGGATGGCAGCCGGTCCGCGAAACGTTCGGAGACGGAGATGCTGCGGGGCCGTTTACTGCCATGATTCTGCTGGAGCGGGACGATCCGTTCCCTGTCGTGACGGGAGAGACGCTCAGCGGCGACATTCACCTGAACTACTTCGAGGACGTCAAGCTGCTGGACGGTCTGGCCGGCGAAGAGCTGCGGGAACTGTTGAGCGCCTGTGAGCTGTGTACCTATGCGGATGGCGAAGTCATCTTCGAGGCGGGGGATATCGACCACGCCCTGCATGTCATCGTGCAGGGGAAAGTGGCGCTGCGGTTCGCCGATCTTCCGGTCGAAGAGACCGAAGTCGTCGAGTTGAACCCCAAGGACGCCTTCGGCGAAAGTACCTTCTTCAGCCCCGCGGTTCACTCGCTGACCGCAGAAGCGGTGGGGGCGACGGGAACCATGAAGCTCACCCGCGAGCGGTTCGACGAGATGCTGCAGGCCCGGCGCACCTCGGCGTACAAGCTTGGGCTCAATGCCGCAGCGCTGCTGGGGGCGCGGTTGCAGGGGACCGACCGCTGGGTGCGCGAACTTCTGCAGGAAGAGCAGAGCGCACGGATCGCCCAGAGCTGGCATCGCTTCCGTCGACGCGTCGAACGGACCAGCGACTACAGCGGCGGCTTCTTTCATGCGTGA